A portion of the Oncorhynchus gorbuscha isolate QuinsamMale2020 ecotype Even-year linkage group LG19, OgorEven_v1.0, whole genome shotgun sequence genome contains these proteins:
- the LOC124006084 gene encoding insulin-like growth factor-binding protein complex acid labile subunit translates to MLVSLSTVIMALISVAATCPASPCECLDNVTVSCPDKRLKKFPNLPDGTEELYMAHNLIEAFPTSGLEQLQFLDLTKNCLNVSLTSNFIWPNMSSLVKLFLRGNYLGSLGPRQLQGLSALTFLDLSENNMEAMQPGSLQGLGQLKTLILTLNQINSLQYGALSGAPALTDLHLSSNSIVEFEEGVFENSSKLVKLILSKNNLVSIGNGTFRGAVNLSHLDLSGNRLDSVPVAALKDVSKLHSLYLQKNSITFLPEDAFSELSHLRILVLNNNHLSIMAKDSLSGIAHLGQLDLSYNNLQSLPSEVFQYLCRLELLDLYHNRLTYLPENLFHNLTMLRELQLDSNNISYIPPVLFHMVSKLRELQLDNNQIADLHNALFSRLRRLRTLYLDNNAISKIPRGLFHKTKRLRELQLNNNHLRSLPKSIFHGLAKLHSLKLFNNRLTALQPEQFSTLGNLRELLLNENLIEDLPTGIFSELRSLKMLDLDNNRLTALTPAGFDGLGTLKELHLSFNQLRDLPYATFYSLDDLRRLLLQNNRLVALHPQVFAPLADLQELDLDNNQIEQLHPDMFQGPHRLQKLHLKSNRLSTLLNGTLEPLQSLKALHLEGNPWDCSCRSPILYISNWIINNTQMLQDEPMCSTLNRPISQPAHLLKPCVSFASFPRHKLPLEMLTVLTAWLLASGFL, encoded by the coding sequence ATGTTGGTGAGTTTAAGTACGGTCATCATGGCACTCATCTCAGTAGCTGCTACCTGCCCTGCCTCACCATGTGAATGTCTGGACAACGTCACAGTCAGCTGCCCGGACAAGAGGCTGAAGAAGTTCCCTAACCTCCCAGATGGTACTGAGGAGCTTTATATGGCCCACAACCTGATCGAGGCATTCCCCACCAGTGGACTGGAGCAGCTGCAGTTCCTGGATCTCACCAAGAACTGTCTCAATGTCTCCTTGACTTCCAACTTCATCTGGCCCAACATGAGCAGCCTGGTCAAGCTGTTTCTCAGGGGTAATTACCTGGGTTCATTGGGCCCTCGGCAGCTCCAAGGCCTCTCAGCACTCACCTTCCTGGACCTCAGCGAGAACAACATGGAGGCCATGCAACCAGGATCCCTACAAGGCCTTGGTCAATTAAAGACACTCATTCTAACACTGAACCAGATCAACAGCCTGCAGTACGGGGCACTGAGTGGAGCCCCTGCACTCACTGACCTTCACCTGAGCAGCAACAGTATTGTGGAGTTTGAGGAAGGGGTGTTTGAGAATTCATCCAAATTGGTAAAGCTGATTTTGTCTAAGAACAACTTGGTTAGCATTGGGAATGGCACATTCAGGGGAGCAGTTAACCTGAGTCATCTGGACCTCAGTGGAAACAGGTTAGATTCTGTGCCCGTTGCTGCCCTGAAGGATGTGTCAAAGCTGCACAGCTTGTACCTCCAGAAGAACAGCATCACATTTTTACCAGAAGATGCTTTCTCTGAGCTCAGCCATCTAAGGATTTTGGTTTTGAATAATAACCATCTGAGCATAATGGCTAAGGACTCATTGAGTGGTATAGCACATCTCGGTCAATTGGATCTGAGCTACAATAACCTCCAATCCCTTCCTTCTGAAGTGTTTCAATATCTATGCAGACTGGAGCTCCTGGATCTCTACCACAACAGGCTGACATACCTTCCAGAGAACCTGTTTCACAACCTAACTATGCTGAGAGAGCTGCAACTTGACAGCAACAATATCTCATACATACCACCAGTGCTCTTTCACATGGTGTCTAAGCTAAGGGAACTCCAGTTGGACAACAATCAGATAGCTGACCTCCACAATGCCTTGTTCTCCAGACTGAGAAGGCTACGGACACTCTACCTGGACAACAACGCAATAAGCAAGATTCCCAGAGGCCTATTCCACAAGACCAAGAGACTCAGGGAGCTACAGTTGAACAATAACCACCTCAGGTCTCTCCCTAAGTCCATCTTCCATGGTCTGGCTAAACTCCACTCCCTGAAGCTTTTCAATAACCGTCTCACAGCTCTTCAACCTGAGCAGTTTTCTACCCTTGGAAACCTGAGAGAGCTCCTGCTGAATGAAAACCTGATCGAAGATCTTCCCACAGGCATATTTTCTGAGCTTCGCAGCCTCAAGATGCTGGATTTGGATAACAACCGCCTCACAGCACTGACTCCTGCAGGCTTTGATGGGTTAGGTACACTAAAGGAGCTTCATCTCAGCTTCAATCAGCTCCGTGATCTCCCATATGCAACCTTCTACTCCCTGGATGACCTACGTAGACTCCTTCTCCAGAACAACCGCTTGGTGGCCTTGCACCCTCAAGTCTTCGCACCCCTGGCCGACTTACAGGAGCTTGACTTAGACAACAACCAGATAGAACAGCTACACCCTGACATGTTTCAAGGCCCTCACCGTCTCCAGAAACTTCACCTGAAATCAAACCGCCTCAGTACTCTTTTGAATGGGACACTGGAGCCTTTGCAGAGCCTGAAGGCCCTCCACCTGGAGGGGAACCCCTGGGACTGCTCTTGCAGATCACCCATCCTGTACATCAGTAACTGGATCATCAACAACACCCAGATGTTACAGGACGAACCCATGTGTTCCACACTCAACCGACCCATTTCACAGCCTGCACACCTTTTAAAGCCCTGTGTGAGCTTTGCATCCTTCCCCAGACACAAACTTCCCCTAGAGATGCTGACAGTGCTTACAGCTTGGCTTCTAGCTAGCGGTTTTCTTTGA